A window from Candidatus Nitrospira neomarina encodes these proteins:
- a CDS encoding PhzF family phenazine biosynthesis protein has protein sequence MDSSKNWLQFYQVDVFTSEPFGGNPLAVFPSPGELSEREFQQIAREMNLSETVFVLPPSDSKAAAKVRIFTPLQEIPFAGHPILGTFYVLGTLKHLALQEPVTKVFYECTLGLYALDLIVLKGQIEQVIMSQPSPQFIDVITQAEAIYDIAKALGIHRSLIADTLFPVELVSTGLPVLIVPIRSLTAAKSMEVDHSEVLEICARFGANGIMIFTTMTVEESATVHTRMFADPIGISEDPATGSASGALGAYLVKNGVVEVGPTTEVVMEQGYEIDRPSRILVQIFSDDDVIKEIKVGGQVVMVAEGKMVY, from the coding sequence ATGGATTCTTCTAAAAACTGGCTTCAATTTTATCAGGTTGATGTATTTACAAGTGAGCCATTTGGCGGCAATCCTTTGGCAGTATTTCCGTCCCCAGGAGAGCTTAGCGAGCGGGAGTTTCAGCAAATTGCGCGTGAAATGAATTTGTCTGAAACGGTATTTGTACTCCCGCCCTCCGATTCCAAGGCTGCGGCCAAGGTGAGAATCTTTACTCCTCTTCAAGAAATTCCGTTTGCGGGCCATCCTATTTTGGGAACATTTTATGTGCTTGGGACACTCAAGCATCTTGCCTTGCAGGAGCCCGTGACGAAAGTTTTTTATGAATGTACCCTGGGCCTGTATGCGCTTGACCTTATTGTCCTGAAGGGACAAATTGAACAGGTCATTATGTCGCAACCCTCTCCGCAATTTATAGATGTCATCACACAGGCGGAGGCTATTTATGATATTGCCAAAGCTTTGGGAATACACAGATCGCTCATTGCCGATACCCTTTTCCCTGTTGAATTGGTATCGACGGGATTGCCGGTACTAATTGTGCCTATTCGGAGCCTGACAGCCGCAAAATCCATGGAGGTTGATCATTCTGAAGTCTTAGAGATTTGTGCTCGATTTGGGGCTAATGGAATTATGATCTTTACAACGATGACGGTGGAGGAAAGCGCCACTGTTCACACGAGAATGTTTGCCGATCCCATTGGTATTTCGGAGGACCCTGCAACAGGCAGCGCAAGTGGCGCCCTTGGTGCCTATTTAGTCAAGAATGGGGTTGTAGAAGTTGGTCCGACCACTGAAGTGGTTATGGAGCAAGGGTATGAAATTGACCGTCCGTCCCGTATTTTGGTGCAGATTTTTTCTGATGATGATGTGATTAAAGAAATTAAAGTTGGAGGCCAGGTGGTAATGGTGGCGGAAGGAAAGATGGTCTATTAG
- a CDS encoding MogA/MoaB family molybdenum cofactor biosynthesis protein, translating to MDEHQDHKEHGSHTDHFQPSHLTHKVQRSSSLVCMVLTCSDTRTPDSDTSGKLICHLLKEQGHSISEYRIIKDEPADIKAMLLKASGQEALQVIIINGGTGISRRDSTFEAVDDLLEKRLDGFGELFRYLSYQDIGSSAMLSRATAGTYGKLVVFSIPGSQGAVRLAMEKLILPEMGHIAGELTK from the coding sequence ATGGATGAACATCAAGATCATAAAGAACATGGATCACATACTGACCATTTTCAACCGTCTCATCTCACACACAAAGTACAGAGGTCATCATCTTTGGTCTGCATGGTGCTCACATGTAGTGATACCCGAACGCCAGATTCCGATACCAGTGGAAAGCTAATCTGCCATCTTTTAAAAGAGCAGGGACACTCCATCTCAGAGTACCGAATCATTAAAGATGAACCGGCCGATATCAAAGCCATGCTCCTCAAAGCCAGTGGTCAAGAAGCGCTTCAGGTCATTATTATCAATGGCGGGACAGGTATTTCCCGGCGAGACTCCACATTTGAAGCCGTTGATGATTTATTGGAAAAACGACTAGATGGATTTGGAGAGCTTTTTCGGTATTTGAGCTATCAAGATATTGGATCCTCTGCCATGTTAAGTCGGGCCACCGCAGGAACCTACGGGAAATTGGTGGTATTTTCTATTCCAGGATCTCAGGGGGCTGTTCGCCTCGCAATGGAGAAACTTATTCTACCTGAAATGGGACATATAGCTGGAGAACTCACCAAATAG
- a CDS encoding (2Fe-2S) ferredoxin domain-containing protein, producing the protein MPKPKYHILVCTNSRPPGHPKPSCGAAGAQNLLMALNMGLIERGVQPGEVLVTGTTCLGPCESGPNVVVYPTGTWYSQVKDSDVAVILDEHIKKGEPAAQLKPDSVWS; encoded by the coding sequence ATGCCAAAACCGAAGTATCATATTCTGGTATGCACGAATTCCCGTCCTCCTGGTCATCCCAAGCCTTCTTGTGGAGCTGCGGGCGCTCAAAATTTATTGATGGCACTCAATATGGGATTGATTGAACGTGGCGTTCAACCTGGCGAGGTATTAGTGACTGGGACGACGTGCCTCGGGCCTTGCGAAAGTGGCCCTAACGTTGTCGTCTATCCGACAGGAACCTGGTACTCTCAGGTCAAAGACTCCGATGTGGCGGTAATTTTGGATGAGCACATCAAAAAAGGAGAGCCTGCTGCTCAGCTCAAACCGGATTCCGTTTGGTCGTAA
- a CDS encoding gamma-glutamylcyclotransferase family protein has protein sequence MRFFIYADNLNPTQLKRRAPEAQFLFMAYVPDHTIKFGRWSNQWRCGLATIAPSAGERVWGGVFELTQEDVQEMDKFEGDLPEGAFRHVEIHVFTQEGEKEFVSTHVAQSIGKFKAKDHYLDWILAGVTHWKLPDECVDMWNLFRSQ, from the coding sequence ATGCGTTTTTTCATTTATGCGGACAATTTGAATCCCACACAGCTCAAACGACGTGCACCTGAAGCACAATTTTTATTTATGGCATACGTGCCAGACCACACCATCAAATTCGGGCGCTGGTCCAACCAATGGCGCTGTGGATTAGCTACCATTGCCCCTTCTGCTGGTGAGAGGGTGTGGGGAGGGGTTTTTGAGCTCACCCAGGAGGATGTCCAAGAAATGGACAAATTCGAGGGCGATCTTCCAGAGGGAGCATTTCGTCATGTTGAGATCCATGTGTTCACTCAGGAAGGAGAAAAAGAGTTCGTAAGCACGCACGTAGCCCAAAGCATTGGAAAATTTAAAGCCAAAGATCATTATTTAGATTGGATTCTTGCGGGAGTTACGCATTGGAAGTTACCGGATGAATGCGTGGACATGTGGAATCTGTTTCGCTCTCAATGA
- a CDS encoding retropepsin-like aspartic protease family protein encodes MGTANKLLIVFMLIAIGTVVGGQAILSRLPLDQSLLLTRSLPPKSDQIAAGAEDSVISLEQLGGVWVANVEVNDFHEARLIVDTGATFTTISENLAFDAGIHSDSANSPINLLTVGGRVQAELGVARKIRVGNAGRDDVQVVIHTIPNLPDGIDGLLGLSFFDRFLVRLDHSNKQLHLSPRT; translated from the coding sequence TTGGGGACTGCCAACAAACTTTTAATCGTCTTTATGTTAATAGCGATCGGTACAGTGGTGGGTGGGCAGGCTATTCTCAGTCGATTACCTTTAGACCAATCTCTTCTTCTCACTCGCTCGCTACCTCCCAAATCAGACCAAATAGCCGCTGGAGCTGAGGATTCTGTGATTTCCCTGGAGCAGTTAGGAGGTGTTTGGGTCGCTAACGTGGAGGTGAATGATTTCCATGAAGCCAGACTCATCGTTGATACAGGGGCAACCTTTACCACCATTTCAGAAAATTTGGCATTTGATGCGGGAATTCATTCAGATTCGGCCAATTCGCCAATTAACCTCCTTACTGTCGGGGGAAGGGTTCAAGCCGAGCTAGGCGTCGCACGAAAAATTCGTGTGGGAAATGCAGGCAGAGATGATGTCCAAGTGGTCATACATACCATACCGAACCTCCCGGATGGGATTGATGGCCTCCTCGGACTCAGTTTTTTTGATCGTTTTCTTGTTCGTTTGGACCATTCCAACAAACAGTTACATCTCTCGCCAAGAACTTAG